The Ooceraea biroi isolate clonal line C1 chromosome 1, Obir_v5.4, whole genome shotgun sequence genome has a window encoding:
- the LOC105281464 gene encoding trypsin-1 isoform X1 has product MLFRFALPLIFCISAITAATIDDKLQTNSALRAEISNSNNTVANEDDKGFWEWLAGVVAPRPPTVPDSPQTDEKCVKCTCGLTNKHNRIVGGNETLVNQYPWMAMLLYRNQFYCGGTVINSRYVLTASHCIDRFDVNKLSVRILEHDWNTTSEADTQEYKVEKTIKHSGYSTTNYNNDIALIKLAHPIKFQGSMRPACLPDRVKTFAGEKGIVTGWGAVKEGGSVSPSLLEVDVPILSNAECRNTKYPSRRITDNMMCAGYQKGGKDSCQGDSGGPLHVEQNGSHQVVGVVSWGEGCAQPGYPGVYARVNRFLTWITYNTQDGCFC; this is encoded by the exons ATGTTGTTTCGATTTGCGCTGCCGCTAATTTTCTGCATAAGTGCGATAACTGCAGCCACCATTGATGATAAG TTGCAGACGAACTCGGCTTTACGCGCGGAAATATCAAACTCGAACAACACTGTTGCGAATGAAGACGATAAAGGATTTTGGGAATGGCTGGCTGGTGTGGTGGCACCGAGGCCACCAACAGTTCCTGACTCACCGCAGACAGATGAGAAATGCGTGAAATGCA CTTGTGGTTTAACAAACAAGCACAATCGCATTGTGGGTGGTAACGAAACGCTGGTCAATCAGTATCCCTGGATGGCGATGCTGTTGTACAGAAACCAATTCTACTGCGGCGGAACGGTGATAAATTCGCGATACGTGTTAACGGCTTCCCACTGCATCGATAG ATTCGACGTGAACAAATTGAGCGTTCGCATATTGGAACACGATTGGAACACCACCAGCGAGGCCGACACGCAGGAGTACAAAGTCGAGAAAACTATCAAGCACAGCGGTTACTCCACCACCAATTACAACAATGACATTGCGCTTATCAAGCTGGCGCACCCGATCAAGTTTCAGGGCTCGATGCGGCCCGCCTGCCTTCCGGATCGAG TAAAAACCTTCGCGGGCGAGAAAGGCATAGTCACCGGATGGGGTGCCGTGAAGGAGGGCGGATCGGTGTCGCCCAGTTTACTGGAAGTCGACGTGCCTATTCTCTCGAACGCCGAATGCCGCAACACGAAGTATCCGTCGCGCAGAATAACGGACAACATGATGTGCGCTGGTTATCAGAAAGGCGGCAAGGATTCTTGTCAA GGAGACAGCGGTGGTCCATTGCATGTGGAGCAGAATGGCTCTCACCAGGTCGTTG GAGTGGTGTCCTGGGGCGAAGGATGCGCGCAACCAGGATACCCTGGAGTTTATGCCAGGGTGAATCGATTTCTCACATGGATCACGTACAACACGCAAGACGGTTGTTTTTGTTGA
- the LOC105281465 gene encoding soluble guanylate cyclase 89Db: protein MYGMLLESVQYFVQLEFGEEVWLHILEKSDCKHMVFNTRQIYSDELMTNLATALAAYTGDSMDNIMQFFGNCFVRFFSNLGYDCTIKATGRYFCDFLQSVDNIHMQMRFTYPKMKSPSMYTTHVDPQGVVLIYRSTRQGFTHYLMGQLFQIAKDLYNTDLNIRVLESSNNIPGSRNVMVKFRIDFDNRQYIAKNNNMKTPLARELSPVSCMFFLRLFPFGVVMNKDMRILGAGDKLLQAWGGTMSILNRPVTEIFKLRRPKGISFTWGNVICLHSVIFELELIRANDSHTTMNSDNTPSTSTGLDRRGSQGARSILLKGQMRYIEDIKAIIFFCSPLINSLDELLNMGLYLNDLNPHGMSKELVLAGWQHCGRLEMMFERAEQRSTELENSYALLDRWKNKSDELLYSMIPQTVADRLRAGASSLSTCESFESITVLFCELCDFDYSTIEAAMDIVLSMNAVYSCFDTLMDQFNVYKVETVGRVYMAASGAPDRNENHAQNIADVSLQLIKHVRSLKLPSGLDIRIRIGIHSGPAVAGVVGIKMPRYCFFGDTVNTASRMQTTSLPGKVHISSSTKALLPKGRYRTESRGVVWVKTFLNNRRNLPASNAQVHYNITNAEVNDRPGIDEVSYIDFDPTSTFPLEKPNFCNDCVCGLGRKTRIVGGNVTSVYEYPWLVSMTKKGTFYCAGSVISRRHVLTAAHCLQGFDIKTIRLVLADSERSPTGSGAIVRRIKLARIHEDFHTYNFNNDIAIIEMDQPVSVDGVVRTACLPEDKAIDYTGSIAIAVGWGRTGETKPLSDELRKVNLPILSQEECDQAGYAENRIMHDKMLCAGYLNGERDACFGDSGGPLHVRRSYGHLEVVGIISWGRGCARPNFPGIYTKLTNYIDWIKEHMDGECVCPPPHSQ from the exons ATGTACGGGATGCTGTTGGAAAGTGTGCAGTATTTCGTGCAG TTAGAGTTTGGCGAAGAGGTGTGGCTTCACATCCTGGAAAAAAGTGATTGCAAACACATGGTTTTTAACACGAGACAAATATACTCAGATGAGCTAATGACCAATCTGGCTACGGCTCTTGCCGCATATACCGGTGACTCCATGGATAACATCATGCAATTTTTTGGAAACTGCTTTGTCAGATTTTTCAGTAATTTAGG ATACGATTGCACAATCAAAGCAACCGGACGTTACTTTTGCGACTTTTTACAAAGCGTTGACAATATTCACATGCAAATGAGGTTTACATATCCAAAAATGAAGAGTCCCTCGATGTACACGACACACGTAGATCCGCAGGGTGTTGTTTTAATTTACAGGAGCACTCGACAAGGCTTTACGCATTATCTCATGG GGCAATTATTTCAGATAGCGAAAGACCTATACAATACAGATCTCAATATTAGAGTATTAGAAAGTTCAAATAACATTCCGGGATCCCGTAACGTAATGGTCAAGTTTCGCATCGATTTCGATAATCGCCAATAT ATCGCGAAGAACAACAACATGAAAACTCCGTTGGCTCGCGAATTGTCACCCGTTTCCTGCATGTTCTTCTTGCGCCTCTTTCCATTTGGCGTCGTGATGAACAAGGATATGCGAATTCTAGGAGCGGGCGACAAACTTCTTCAGGCATGGGGCGGCACCATGTCGATTTTAAATAGGCCCGTTACGGAAATCTTCAAATTAAGAAGGCCGAAGGGAATCTCGTTTACGTGGGGAAAC GTAATATGTTTACATTCGGTGATATTCGAGTTGGAGCTTATTAGGGCGAACGATTCTCACACCACGATGAATTCTGACAACACACCAAGCACAAGTACTGGTTTAGATAGACGGGGAAGCCAGGGTGCGAGGAGCATCTTGCTGAAGGGTCAGATGAGatacattgaagatattaaagcgattatatttttctgcagtCCCTT AATCAACAGTCTAGACGAGCTTCTTAACATGGGTCTGTATCTGAACGATCTGAATCCTCACGGTATGAGTAAAGAACTAGTACTGGCGGGATGGCAACATTGCGGGAG ATTGGAAATGATGTTCGAGAGGGCGGAGCAGAGATCGACGGAGCTGGAGAACAGCTACGCGTTGCTGGACCGCTGGAAGAACAAGAGCGACGAACTTCTGTATTCCATGATTCCGCAAACGGTGGCGGATCGATTGCGAGCAGGTGCCAGTTCGTTGAGCACGTGCGAG TCGTTTGAGTCGATAACGGTTCTTTTTTGCGAATTATGCGATTTCGATTACTCCACTATTGAAGCAGCCATGGACATCGTCCTCTCGATGAACGCCGTTTACTCGTGCTTCGATACGCTGATGGACCAGTTTAACGTGTACAAA GTGGAGACCGTTGGTCGTGTATACATGGCAGCCAGTGGGGCGCCGGACAGGAACGAGAATCACGCGCAGAACATTGCCGACGTTTCCCTGCAGCTGATCAAGCACGTGCGATCCCTGAAATTACCGTCTGGATTGGATATACGTATCCGTATAG GAATTCATTCCGGACCAGCGGTAGCCGGCGTGGTGGGCATCAAAATGCCAAGGTACTGTTTTTTTGGTGATACCGTCAACACCGCTTCGAGAATGCAGACGACCAGTCTG CCGGGGAAGGTGCACATTTCCTCCAGTACTAAGGCTCTGTTACCTAAGGGTCGTTATCGTACTGAATCGCGCGGCGTTGTGTGGGTGAAG ACGTTCCTGAACAACAGACGAAATTTGCCTGCCTCGAATGCTCAGGTGCACTACAACATCACGAATGCCGAAGTCAACGACCGCCCAGGGATAGACGAGGTGTCTTACATTGATTTCGATCCTACGTCTACATTCCCCTTGGAGAAACCAAACTTCTGCAACGACTGCG TCTGCGGGCTTGGGCGGAAGACGAGGATTGTTGGCGGTAACGTGACGAGCGTCTACGAGTATCCCTGGCTAGTTAGCATGACTAAGAAAGGTACCTTCTACTGCGCCGGCAGTGTAATATCACGGCGACACGTTCTCACGGCAGCCCATTGTCTGCAAGG ATTCGACATCAAAACCATCAGACTCGTCTTGGCGGACAGCGAGCGTTCTCCAACCGGTAGCGGTGCCATAGTTCGACGTATTAAGTTGGCGAGGATCCACGAAGATTTTCACACGTACAATTTCAATAACGACATCGCGATCATAGAGATGGATCAACCCGTGAGCGTGGATGGCGTTGTGCGAACAGCGTGTCTGCCCGAAGACA AAGCCATTGATTATACCGGATCAATCGCAATCGCGGTCGGATGGGGTCGTACAGGAGAGACGAAGCCGTTAAGTGATGAATTACGTAAAGTCAATTTACCGATTCTGTCGCAAGAGGAATGCGATCAAGCTGGATACGCGGAGAATCGCATTATGCATGACAAGATGCTTTGCGCTGGCTATCTCAATGGCGAACGCGACGCCTGTTTT GGTGACAGCGGTGGTCCACTTCACGTTCGAAGGAGTTACGGGCATCTTGAAGTAGTAG GTATTATTTCTTGGGGACGTGGTTGTGCCAGACCAAATTTCCCTGGCATATATACCAAATTGACAAATTACATCGACTGGATTAAGGAACACATGGACGGCGAATGCGTCTGCCCCCCGCCACATTCACAATAG
- the LOC105281463 gene encoding RUN and FYVE domain-containing protein 2, which translates to MAAESSDGLPISPSEKSLTGSLASDENDKSVSRSPSSYSIREDKWPDLVVSRPRKLDAWWLPRPTIEESSMRQESLTGLKLRPPGDHGGVHHGGIMLEEDMAGAQDTIYLCNFRVSVDGEWLCLKELQDVEFSLQDSMQRSPSPPLALSGINHHHDHHHHHHHHHHHHHQQQLPEQRELRDIMPSSPPLQHVSSLSRDPVIIERSNLVNISKLIVKELIETSLKYGRMLDSDHMPLQHFFIVLEHVLRHGLRPKKGLLGPKKELWDILQLVEKYCPEAQDITSSIRDLPTVRTAMGRARAWLRMALMQKKLADYLKVLIDHKDDILSEYFEPDALMMSEEAIVVMGLLVGLNVIDCNFCVKEEDLDCQQGVIDFSLYLRNSNHIPGESPDDELENDNMTTVLDQKNYIEELNRHLNATVTNLQAKVESLTTTNALMKEDLSIAKNNILSLQDENRQLKKELGIEVKDANENGKVPLKITETTAEMEELRSRVESEKKFRHDLEKELELQISMKSEMEVAMKLLEKDIHEKQDTIISLRRQLEDIKLINLEMYKKLQECEHELTQKGEMVSRLHAKTNQIGKILNNLEKYNHLMKDGESMRSPTTPGGVSKSIFAKISPTSPMGCSVVAESTTARPTVDHQRSVDEQPTSKPSNDKLKQSYSSTEISINNSTTEQECEGSLKHKTELITKLEAKTLSMTETIQKMDEKCKEMDGVRTGAEERVRILDAAAAEREARTNGVERELRLEREWRTSLQETSISNTEKISQLHQEIDQLKRVSERYLTLQDEYYALKEVCSEQERTLEELGGQLSTAKLAAADLREAADDAQRRQQQSTLQESSVTWTNDRLVTQCKGCSREFNMTRRKHHCRNCGNIFCNACSDNTTALPNSAKPVRVCDECYVFLVNRYSVVR; encoded by the exons ATGGCCGCGGAGAGCAGCGACGGTTTGCCAATATCCCCGTCTGAGAAATCGCTCACCGGCAGCCTCGCGTCCGATGAGAACGACAAGAGTGTCTCGCGTTCGCCGTCGAGCTACTCCATACGGGAGGACAAATGGCCGGACCTGGTCGTGTCCAGGCCCAGGAAACTGGACGCCTGGTGGCTGCCGAGAC CAACGATAGAGGAATCTTCTATGCGGCAGGAATCCCTGACCGGCCTGAAACTGCGTCCGCCGGGCGATCACGGTGGTGTACATCACGGCGGAATCATGCTGGAGGAAGACATGGCTGGTGCTCAGGACACGATATACCTGTGCAACTTTCGGGTGTCAGTGGACGGCGAGTGGCTCTGCCTGAAGGAGCTCCAGGACGTCGAGTTCTCGCTGCAGGACTCGATGCAGCGATCGCCCTCGCCGCCCCTCGCTCTCAGTGGTATTAATCACCATCACgatcaccaccaccatcaccaccaccaccaccatcatcatcatcagcaaCAGCTTCCCGAGCAGCGAGAGCTTCGCGATATTATGCCGTCAAGTCCGCCATTGCAGCACGTCTCCAGCTTGT CACGGGACCCGGTGATCATCGAGAGGAGTAATCTTGTTAACATTTCCAAATTAATCGTCAAGGAGCTGATTGAAACATCCTTGAAATATGGTCGTATGCTTGATTCCGATCACATGCCGTTGCAACACTTTTTCATCGTTCTCGAGCATGTACTCAGGCATGGTTTACGGCCAAAAAAG GGTCTTCTAGGACCTAAGAAGGAGTTGTGGGATATTCTGCAGCTCGTAGAGAAATATTGTCCTGAAGCACAAGATATTACATCCAGCATTCGTGATTTGCCCACTGTTAG GACGGCTATGGGTAGGGCGCGCGCTTGGCTGCGTATGGCGTTGATGCAAAAAAAGCTGGCCGATTATCTAAAAGTTCTCATAGATCACAAGGATGATATTCTATCGGAATACTTCGAGCCGGACGCTCTCATGATGAGTGAGGAGGCAATTGTGGTGATGGGTTTATTGGTAGGATTAAACGTGATCGATTGCAATTTCTGCGTAAAG GAGGAAGATCTTGACTGTCAGCAAGGTGTGATCGACTTTTCGCTCTATCTACGCAACAGTAATCACATACCTGGCGAGTCGCCAGACGACGAACTGGAGAACGACAATATGACTACGGTGCTTGATCAGAAGAATTACATCGAGGAGCTGAACCGACATTTGAA CGCGACGGTAACGAATCTTCAAGCGAAAGTAGAATCTTTGACGACAACGAACGCTCTCATGAAAGAGGACCTCTCCATCGCCAAGAATAACATCCTGTCGCTTCAAGATGAGAACAGGCAGCTGAAGAAAGAACTTGGTATCGAAGTCAAAGATGCGAACGAG AACGGGAAAGTACCCCTTAAGATTACCGAAACCACGGCCGAAATGGAAGAACTCAGGAGCAGAGTAGAGTCCGAAAAGAAATTTCGGCATGATCTAGAAAAAGAGTTGGAGTTGCAg ATTAGCATGAAATCCGAAATGGAAGTAGCTATGAAGTTGTTAGAGAAGGACATACACGAAAAGCAGGATACTATAATATCTTTGAGGCGGCAGCTGGAGGATATCAAGTTAATCAACTTGGAAATGTACAAAAAGCTGCAG GAGTGTGAGCATGAGCTGACACAAAAGGGCGAGATGGTGAGCcgcctccacgcgaagaccaATCAGATCGGCAAGATCCTCAACAACCTCGAGAAGTACAATCACCTGATGAAGGACGGCGAGAGCATGCGGAGTCCCACCACCCCGGGTGGTGTGTCGAAATCTATCTTCGCTAAGATTAGCCCGACCTCGCCGATGGGTTGCTCGGTCGTGGCGGAGAGCACGACCGCACGACCGACGGTCGACCACCAACGCTCCGTCGACGAGCAGCCGACGTCGAAGCCCTCTAATGATAAATTGAAACAGAGCTATTCCAGCACCGAGATCTCCATAAACAATTCAACGACCGAGCAA GAATGCGAAGGCTCGCTTAAGCATAAAACAGAACTGATCACAAAGCTGGAAGCTAAAACACTGTCGATGACTGAGACCATCCAGAAAATGGATGAGAA GTGCAAGGAGATGGACGGCGTGAGAACGGGGGCGGAGGAGCGAGTGAGGATCCTGGACGCAGCGGCGGCTGAGCGGGAAGCGCGGACCAACGGGGTCGAGAGGGAATTGCGCCTCGAGCGCGAGTGGAGGACCTCCTTGCAGGAAACGTCGATCAGTAACACGGAGAAGATCTCTCAATTACATCAGGAGATCGATCAGCTGAAACGGGTGTCCGAG AGGTACTTGACGCTGCAGGACGAGTATTACGCGCTGAAGGAGGTGTGCAGCGAGCAGGAACGAACTCTGGAGGAACTTGGTGGACAATTGAGCACGGCGAAATTGGCGGCGGCCGATCTGCGCGAGGCCGCTGACGACGCTCAGCGACGGCAGCAGCAATCGACGTTGCAAGAGAGCTCGGTTACCTGGACGAATGATCGGCTGGTCACCCAGTGCAAGGGCTGCAGCCGCGAGTTCAACATGACTCGTCGCAAG
- the LOC105281464 gene encoding trypsin-1 isoform X2: MREMQYHQCRKQRIRDTKMLKPLFAACGLTNKHNRIVGGNETLVNQYPWMAMLLYRNQFYCGGTVINSRYVLTASHCIDRFDVNKLSVRILEHDWNTTSEADTQEYKVEKTIKHSGYSTTNYNNDIALIKLAHPIKFQGSMRPACLPDRVKTFAGEKGIVTGWGAVKEGGSVSPSLLEVDVPILSNAECRNTKYPSRRITDNMMCAGYQKGGKDSCQGDSGGPLHVEQNGSHQVVGVVSWGEGCAQPGYPGVYARVNRFLTWITYNTQDGCFC; encoded by the exons ATGCGTGAAATGCA ATATCATCAATGCAGAAAACAACGCATACGAGATACCAAGATGCTAAAACCGTTATTTGCAGCTTGTGGTTTAACAAACAAGCACAATCGCATTGTGGGTGGTAACGAAACGCTGGTCAATCAGTATCCCTGGATGGCGATGCTGTTGTACAGAAACCAATTCTACTGCGGCGGAACGGTGATAAATTCGCGATACGTGTTAACGGCTTCCCACTGCATCGATAG ATTCGACGTGAACAAATTGAGCGTTCGCATATTGGAACACGATTGGAACACCACCAGCGAGGCCGACACGCAGGAGTACAAAGTCGAGAAAACTATCAAGCACAGCGGTTACTCCACCACCAATTACAACAATGACATTGCGCTTATCAAGCTGGCGCACCCGATCAAGTTTCAGGGCTCGATGCGGCCCGCCTGCCTTCCGGATCGAG TAAAAACCTTCGCGGGCGAGAAAGGCATAGTCACCGGATGGGGTGCCGTGAAGGAGGGCGGATCGGTGTCGCCCAGTTTACTGGAAGTCGACGTGCCTATTCTCTCGAACGCCGAATGCCGCAACACGAAGTATCCGTCGCGCAGAATAACGGACAACATGATGTGCGCTGGTTATCAGAAAGGCGGCAAGGATTCTTGTCAA GGAGACAGCGGTGGTCCATTGCATGTGGAGCAGAATGGCTCTCACCAGGTCGTTG GAGTGGTGTCCTGGGGCGAAGGATGCGCGCAACCAGGATACCCTGGAGTTTATGCCAGGGTGAATCGATTTCTCACATGGATCACGTACAACACGCAAGACGGTTGTTTTTGTTGA